One part of the Ruegeria sp. AD91A genome encodes these proteins:
- the paaD gene encoding 1,2-phenylacetyl-CoA epoxidase subunit PaaD: MRVPTDHIWSWLDAVPDPEIPVISVVDLGIVRDVRWEADTLVVTVTPTYSGCPATSIISMDIETALRDHGIGELRIETSISPAWTTDWLSEKGRAKLEDYGIAPPQPAGGPDRCPHCGSKAVEKVSQFGSTPCKAHWRCTDCLEPFDYFKCI, translated from the coding sequence ATGCGGGTCCCGACTGACCATATATGGAGCTGGCTGGATGCCGTGCCCGATCCCGAAATCCCGGTGATTTCCGTCGTGGATTTGGGCATTGTGCGCGATGTGCGCTGGGAGGCTGACACGCTGGTCGTAACCGTCACACCAACGTATTCCGGTTGCCCGGCGACGTCCATTATCAGTATGGATATCGAAACCGCCCTGCGCGATCACGGCATCGGGGAACTGCGCATTGAAACCAGCATTTCGCCCGCCTGGACCACCGATTGGCTCAGCGAAAAAGGTCGCGCCAAGCTGGAAGACTATGGAATTGCGCCGCCGCAACCCGCCGGCGGCCCGGATCGCTGCCCCCATTGCGGTAGCAAGGCAGTCGAAAAGGTCAGCCAGTTCGGCTCGACCCCATGCAAGGCCCATTGGCGCTGCACGGATTGTCTGGAACCCTTTGACTATTTCAAGTGCATCTGA
- the paaB gene encoding 1,2-phenylacetyl-CoA epoxidase subunit PaaB: protein MNTEWPLWEIFIRGQHGMSHRHVGSLHAPDAEMAIKNARDVYTRRNEGVSIWVVEANNISASSPSDKGPLYEPSESKVYRHPTFFDIPDEVGAM from the coding sequence ATGAACACCGAATGGCCCCTGTGGGAAATCTTCATCCGCGGCCAACATGGGATGAGCCACCGACATGTCGGTTCGCTGCACGCCCCGGACGCGGAAATGGCAATCAAGAACGCGCGCGATGTCTATACCCGCCGCAACGAAGGCGTCTCGATCTGGGTGGTCGAAGCTAACAACATATCGGCCTCGTCGCCCAGCGACAAAGGTCCGTTGTACGAACCAAGCGAAAGCAAGGTGTACCGCCACCCGACTTTCTTCGACATTCCCGATGAAGTGGGGGCAATGTGA
- a CDS encoding 2Fe-2S iron-sulfur cluster-binding protein has protein sequence MARFHDLKVTDIHKTIRDAVVVTLEPVNGAAEQFDFAAGQYLTFRREFDGEELRRSYSICAGKDDGVLQVGIKRIEGGAFSSWANEELNIGDVVQAMPPMGNFHVPIDADAEKQYLGFAGGSGITPVLSILKTTLAGEPKSRFTLIYANKGINTIMFREELEDLKNLYMGRLNVIHILETDAQEIDLFTGLVTREKCRELFKHWIDIKTADTAFICGPEPMMLGIAAALREHGLEESRIKFELFASAQPGRVKRKTSAAEAGTQANQTSALITLDGATQTVTLPKDQSILDAALENAMDAPYACKAGVCSTCRCRVVEGEVEMLANHALEDYEVEKGYVLSCQAYPVTDRVVVDYDQ, from the coding sequence ATGGCACGTTTTCACGACCTGAAAGTCACCGACATCCACAAAACCATCCGCGATGCGGTTGTTGTTACGCTTGAACCCGTAAATGGCGCAGCGGAACAGTTCGACTTCGCCGCCGGTCAGTACCTGACTTTCCGGCGCGAATTTGACGGCGAAGAGTTGCGCCGCTCCTATTCCATCTGTGCTGGCAAGGATGACGGTGTTCTTCAGGTTGGCATCAAACGCATCGAGGGCGGAGCCTTCTCAAGCTGGGCAAATGAAGAGCTCAACATAGGTGACGTTGTGCAGGCGATGCCACCAATGGGCAATTTTCACGTGCCCATCGATGCGGATGCGGAAAAACAATACCTTGGCTTCGCTGGCGGATCGGGGATCACGCCTGTTCTGTCGATCCTCAAGACCACATTGGCCGGTGAACCCAAATCCCGTTTTACGCTGATCTATGCCAACAAGGGCATCAACACGATCATGTTCCGTGAGGAATTAGAGGATCTGAAAAACCTCTATATGGGCCGGCTGAACGTTATCCACATTCTTGAAACCGACGCGCAGGAGATTGACCTGTTTACCGGTCTGGTAACGCGGGAAAAATGCCGCGAGCTGTTCAAGCACTGGATCGATATCAAGACTGCAGACACGGCGTTCATCTGCGGACCAGAGCCGATGATGCTGGGTATTGCTGCCGCGCTGCGGGAACACGGGCTTGAGGAAAGCCGGATCAAGTTCGAACTCTTTGCCAGCGCCCAGCCGGGCCGGGTCAAGCGCAAGACAAGCGCGGCAGAGGCAGGCACGCAGGCAAACCAGACCAGCGCTTTGATCACATTGGATGGCGCTACGCAGACCGTGACCTTGCCGAAAGATCAGTCCATTCTGGATGCAGCCTTGGAAAATGCCATGGACGCGCCTTACGCCTGCAAGGCCGGGGTATGTTCAACGTGCCGCTGCCGTGTCGTAGAAGGCGAGGTCGAGATGCTCGCCAATCACGCGTTGGAAGATTACGAGGTCGAAAAAGGTTATGTGCTGAGTTGTCAGGCTTACCCGGTGACCGACCGCGTGGTCGTGGACTACGACCAGTAA
- the paaA gene encoding 1,2-phenylacetyl-CoA epoxidase subunit PaaA, translating to MYAQMVESEASNDDPDKLAEFQARIDADIKIEPKDWMPHGYRKTLIRQIGQHAHSEIVGQLPEGNWITRAPTLERKAILLAKVQDEAGHGLYLYCAAETLGVSRDEITEMLLDGRMKYSSIFNYPTLNWADIGAVGWLVDGAAIMNQVPLQRTSFGPYSRAMIRICKEESFHQRQGYDAIRKMAEGTPEQRKMAQDAMNRLWYPSLMMFGPSDKDSVHSAQSMAWKIKINTNDELRQKFVDQTVPQAEYLGLTIPDPDLKWNEERGHYDYTDPDWSEFFDVIKGNGPCNIDRLAARNKAWDDGKWVRDGLLAHARKKKAGNLAAE from the coding sequence ATGTATGCTCAGATGGTAGAATCCGAAGCGTCAAATGATGATCCGGACAAGCTTGCTGAATTCCAGGCGCGGATCGACGCGGATATCAAGATCGAACCCAAGGACTGGATGCCTCACGGGTATCGCAAGACGCTGATCCGTCAGATTGGACAGCACGCTCATTCCGAGATTGTGGGCCAATTGCCGGAAGGTAACTGGATCACGCGTGCGCCGACATTGGAACGGAAGGCGATCCTTCTGGCCAAGGTGCAGGATGAGGCCGGGCATGGGCTCTACCTGTATTGTGCGGCCGAAACGCTGGGTGTCAGCCGCGACGAGATCACCGAGATGCTGCTGGACGGCCGCATGAAATACTCGTCGATCTTTAACTATCCGACGTTGAACTGGGCCGATATTGGCGCGGTTGGATGGTTGGTCGACGGGGCGGCGATCATGAACCAGGTGCCGCTGCAAAGAACGTCATTCGGGCCGTATTCCCGCGCCATGATCCGTATCTGCAAGGAAGAGAGCTTTCATCAGCGTCAGGGTTATGACGCGATCCGCAAGATGGCCGAAGGCACGCCCGAACAGCGCAAGATGGCACAGGATGCGATGAACCGTCTGTGGTACCCGTCGCTGATGATGTTTGGGCCCTCGGACAAGGACAGTGTGCATTCGGCGCAATCCATGGCCTGGAAGATCAAGATCAACACCAATGACGAACTGCGTCAGAAATTTGTCGATCAAACCGTTCCGCAGGCCGAATATCTGGGTCTGACGATTCCCGATCCGGACCTGAAATGGAACGAAGAGCGGGGCCACTATGATTACACCGATCCCGATTGGTCCGAATTCTTTGACGTGATCAAGGGCAATGGTCCCTGCAATATCGATCGTCTGGCCGCACGGAACAAGGCTTGGGACGACGGCAAGTGGGTTCGTGACGGGCTGTTGGCCCATGCCCGCAAGAAAAAGGCCGGCAATCTGGCTGCTGAATAA
- a CDS encoding Phenylacetic acid catabolic protein: MTDAMTLDSYLAAGGVLTNPTNVPPRYRAELMKLMATFVDSELAGAAGFADVINQGPGIKERIAAAKIVLEKTDHADRVLKIMGEFGADTDRYATHHPWTARLDRDADVGAVRSEHDMRLAVFNYPISGWTDAVVMNLLMSRAVAEQLAEFSTVSYQPLAEAFRQIAPIEAHHGELALEGAVKLVENGESQDMQRAVDYWWPRVAVSFGRDDPKRFEHLKSLGLRHRANTALRERWTQAAGAALKRLGLKPPS, translated from the coding sequence ATGACCGACGCCATGACACTCGACAGCTACCTGGCCGCAGGCGGAGTGCTGACAAATCCGACCAATGTACCGCCGCGTTACCGCGCCGAGCTGATGAAACTGATGGCTACGTTTGTGGACAGTGAACTCGCTGGTGCCGCAGGGTTTGCTGATGTCATCAACCAAGGCCCTGGCATAAAGGAACGCATTGCGGCGGCGAAAATTGTGTTGGAAAAGACGGACCACGCGGACCGGGTCCTGAAAATCATGGGTGAGTTCGGTGCCGATACGGATCGGTATGCCACGCACCACCCGTGGACTGCCCGGTTGGACCGTGATGCGGATGTTGGTGCGGTCCGCAGCGAACATGACATGCGTCTTGCAGTATTCAATTATCCGATTTCGGGTTGGACTGATGCCGTCGTCATGAACCTGCTGATGAGCCGCGCCGTAGCAGAGCAACTGGCGGAGTTTTCGACCGTCTCTTACCAGCCTCTGGCCGAGGCTTTTCGACAGATCGCACCGATCGAGGCACATCACGGCGAACTGGCGTTGGAAGGCGCTGTGAAGCTGGTTGAAAACGGAGAGTCACAAGACATGCAACGCGCGGTGGACTATTGGTGGCCCCGCGTAGCTGTGTCTTTCGGGAGAGATGATCCGAAACGATTTGAGCACCTGAAGTCACTGGGCTTGCGCCACAGAGCCAACACTGCGCTACGGGAACGTTGGACACAGGCAGCGGGTGCAGCATTGAAAAGGTTGGGTTTGAAACCACCTTCCTAG
- the pcaF gene encoding 3-oxoadipyl-CoA thiolase has protein sequence MDAFICDATRTPIGRYGGALSSVRTDDLAALPLAALKVRNPQVDWASVDDVIYGDANQAGESNRNVARMAALLAGLPIEVPGTTVNRLCASGMDAVGMVARGIKAGDYDLAIAGGVESMSRAPFVMPKATSAFTRSNAVYDTTIGWRFVNPKMKHAYGVDSMPQTADNVAEDYGISREDQDAFAARSQSRWATAHAAGVFKDEITPVSVPQRKGDPIFVDTDEHPRPGTTAEKLAGLKGVNGPDKTVTAGNASGVNDGAAAILMANEAAAAKNGLTPMARVVGMSVAGVAPRVMGIGPVPASRKVLARAGLSVDQMDVIELNEAFASQGLATLRELGLPDDAPHVNPNGGAIALGHPLGMSGARLVLTAAYQLKRTGGRYALCTMCVGVGQGAALILERV, from the coding sequence ATGGACGCTTTCATTTGTGACGCGACGCGCACTCCGATTGGACGATACGGAGGAGCGCTCTCGTCGGTCCGCACAGATGATCTGGCCGCTCTTCCTTTGGCGGCTTTGAAGGTGCGCAACCCTCAGGTCGACTGGGCCAGTGTTGACGACGTGATCTATGGCGATGCCAACCAGGCGGGCGAGAGCAACCGAAACGTTGCGCGTATGGCGGCACTGCTGGCGGGTTTGCCGATTGAAGTGCCGGGAACGACGGTGAACCGTTTATGTGCCAGCGGCATGGATGCTGTGGGAATGGTGGCGCGCGGCATCAAGGCGGGCGACTACGATCTGGCCATCGCGGGTGGCGTGGAAAGCATGTCTCGCGCGCCGTTTGTGATGCCCAAGGCAACTTCGGCGTTTACCCGCAGCAATGCGGTGTACGACACCACGATCGGTTGGCGCTTTGTGAACCCGAAAATGAAGCATGCATACGGCGTGGACTCCATGCCGCAAACGGCCGACAATGTCGCCGAAGATTATGGTATCAGCCGGGAAGACCAGGATGCCTTTGCTGCACGCAGCCAGTCCCGCTGGGCCACCGCGCATGCGGCTGGGGTGTTCAAGGACGAAATCACGCCGGTTTCGGTTCCCCAGCGCAAGGGCGATCCGATTTTCGTTGATACGGACGAGCACCCGCGCCCGGGAACTACGGCCGAAAAACTCGCGGGTTTGAAAGGTGTGAACGGGCCCGACAAAACCGTGACGGCGGGGAATGCATCCGGTGTGAATGATGGCGCAGCGGCGATCCTGATGGCGAATGAGGCCGCAGCAGCCAAGAACGGTCTGACCCCGATGGCCCGGGTGGTTGGCATGTCGGTTGCAGGTGTTGCACCACGTGTAATGGGCATCGGCCCGGTGCCGGCTAGCCGCAAGGTTTTGGCCCGGGCAGGGCTGAGCGTGGATCAGATGGATGTCATCGAGTTGAATGAGGCATTTGCCTCTCAAGGCCTTGCCACCTTGCGCGAGCTGGGCCTGCCGGACGACGCGCCCCACGTGAACCCCAATGGCGGGGCCATCGCTTTGGGCCATCCGTTGGGTATGAGCGGCGCGCGTCTGGTGCTGACCGCAGCCTATCAATTGAAACGTACCGGGGGTCGCTATGCGCTCTGCACCATGTGTGTGGGTGTCGGGCAGGGCGCTGCCCTTATTCTTGAACGCGTGTAA
- a CDS encoding PaaX family transcriptional regulator C-terminal domain-containing protein produces MKDTAPDWFETCVSQLTTTSTQRVWSVLVTIFGDLAQDGSDQISGSLITALTRLAGIRAEATRVALHRLRKEGWIESTRVGRNSVHRLTSFGRSQSVAAAPRIYSRDSNMPDIWHVLIASNSESSRKELSDLMLTGDYFSLNASTAMAPGPMPDDLEELLGFESDTISVPNWLRDLCGPEPLKTAYDQFWDAIQIVERLLPAEGAGDPMRSAVLRVLVVHAWRRIVLRHPSLPPVFLPDDWKGAACREAVSHLLDRLPRPSLSSLEAELID; encoded by the coding sequence ATGAAAGATACCGCTCCAGATTGGTTTGAAACCTGTGTCAGCCAGCTGACCACAACAAGTACTCAACGTGTGTGGTCAGTTCTGGTCACGATTTTCGGCGATCTGGCGCAGGATGGGTCGGATCAGATCAGTGGATCACTCATTACGGCGCTTACGCGTCTGGCGGGGATCAGGGCCGAGGCCACACGTGTTGCGTTGCATCGGTTGCGCAAGGAAGGTTGGATTGAAAGCACGCGGGTTGGTCGGAACAGTGTGCACAGGCTGACCAGCTTTGGTCGCAGTCAAAGCGTAGCGGCCGCACCGCGTATCTATTCCCGCGACTCGAACATGCCGGATATCTGGCATGTCCTCATCGCCAGCAACTCGGAAAGTTCCCGGAAGGAATTGTCGGATCTGATGCTGACAGGAGATTACTTCTCACTGAATGCGTCCACAGCCATGGCGCCCGGGCCGATGCCGGATGACCTTGAGGAGCTTTTGGGTTTCGAGAGCGACACGATTTCCGTCCCAAATTGGCTTCGGGATCTGTGTGGACCGGAGCCGCTGAAAACCGCCTATGATCAATTCTGGGACGCAATTCAGATTGTTGAGCGGCTTTTGCCTGCGGAAGGGGCGGGCGATCCGATGCGTTCGGCGGTTTTGCGCGTATTGGTCGTGCACGCTTGGCGACGTATCGTTCTGCGCCATCCGAGCCTGCCGCCGGTTTTCCTGCCGGACGACTGGAAAGGCGCCGCGTGTAGAGAAGCTGTCTCACACTTGTTGGACAGGCTGCCGCGCCCGTCGCTTTCGAGCTTGGAAGCCGAGCTGATAGACTAA
- a CDS encoding zinc ABC transporter substrate-binding protein — MSRKLLPVSITVALMGGTALAEVPNVAVDIAPVHSLVARVMEGVGSPALIVTPGASPHEYNLRPSEAAALQDADLVFWMGEDLTPWMESAVETLTDGATVTSLLDSDGTVLLDFRESALFEAHDHENEDEHDHDDEHAEDDGHDHDDHADHKDHDDHDDEHSHEDEHDHDVHAKDDDHDHEEHADHDDHHDHAHGEHDPHAWLSPANAETWLNLIAAQLSSADPDNAGAYFANAAAAREEMAALSAEVAETLDPVRGGSFIVFHDAYQYFEDAFDFPAAGAISIADASDPSPARIAEIQSRIREEGISCVLAEPQFNPGIVKTVLNGTEAKTGVIDPLGSDLEPGADLYPQVILNMAKTLAECL, encoded by the coding sequence ATGTCCAGAAAGCTTCTTCCAGTTTCGATTACGGTTGCATTGATGGGTGGCACGGCCCTTGCAGAGGTTCCAAACGTCGCGGTCGACATCGCGCCAGTCCATTCGCTTGTTGCTCGTGTCATGGAGGGCGTCGGCTCGCCTGCCCTGATCGTGACACCGGGTGCCTCCCCTCATGAATACAACCTGCGCCCGTCCGAGGCGGCGGCATTGCAGGATGCCGATCTGGTGTTCTGGATGGGAGAAGACCTGACACCGTGGATGGAAAGTGCAGTCGAAACCCTTACAGACGGAGCGACCGTCACGTCCTTACTGGACTCCGATGGCACTGTTCTTCTTGATTTCCGTGAAAGCGCTCTGTTCGAAGCCCATGATCATGAGAACGAAGACGAACACGATCATGATGATGAGCATGCCGAAGACGACGGGCATGATCATGACGATCATGCGGACCACAAAGATCATGATGATCACGATGATGAGCATTCGCATGAAGACGAGCATGATCACGACGTCCATGCCAAGGATGATGACCACGATCACGAGGAACACGCCGATCACGATGATCATCACGATCACGCGCACGGCGAGCACGACCCACATGCTTGGCTTTCACCGGCAAATGCTGAAACCTGGCTGAACTTGATCGCTGCGCAGTTGTCGTCAGCCGATCCGGACAATGCAGGCGCATATTTTGCAAATGCCGCAGCCGCGCGCGAAGAAATGGCTGCGCTATCTGCAGAAGTGGCTGAGACGCTTGATCCGGTTCGTGGTGGAAGCTTTATCGTCTTCCATGACGCCTATCAGTACTTCGAAGACGCATTTGACTTCCCTGCCGCAGGTGCGATTTCGATCGCCGACGCCTCGGACCCGAGCCCGGCTCGCATTGCTGAGATTCAAAGCCGTATCCGCGAAGAAGGTATCAGCTGCGTTCTCGCCGAGCCACAGTTCAACCCCGGCATCGTCAAAACCGTACTGAATGGGACCGAGGCCAAAACAGGCGTAATCGATCCGTTGGGCTCTGATCTTGAACCCGGAGCCGATCTATACCCGCAAGTTATTCTCAACATGGCAAAAACTCTGGCCGAGTGTCTCTAG
- the paaC gene encoding 1,2-phenylacetyl-CoA epoxidase subunit PaaC, which translates to MTRDEAFLQFLLRMGDNTLILGHRVSEWCGHAPVLEEDIALANTALDLIGQTQMWLGLAGEADSGKSADDLAFLRDAWDFRNVLLVEVPNGDFGRTLMRQFLFDAWHLIMLGRLMTSSDERVAAIAAKASKEVTYHLERSGDTVVGLGDGTEESHARMQDALDYLWPYVGEMFASDEVDAQMLAAGIAPNPEDLREEYDTLVERVLNQATLTVPESRFAHKGGRDGRMHTEHLGHLLTQMQWLQRAYPGAKW; encoded by the coding sequence ATGACCCGGGATGAGGCATTTCTGCAATTCCTGCTGCGAATGGGAGACAACACCCTGATCCTCGGCCACCGTGTCAGTGAGTGGTGCGGCCATGCGCCGGTGCTGGAGGAAGATATCGCATTGGCCAACACCGCGCTGGACCTGATAGGTCAGACCCAGATGTGGCTGGGTCTTGCGGGCGAGGCCGATAGTGGCAAAAGCGCCGACGATCTGGCTTTCCTGCGCGACGCCTGGGATTTCCGCAACGTGTTGCTGGTCGAGGTGCCGAACGGCGATTTCGGCCGTACGCTGATGCGCCAGTTCCTGTTCGATGCGTGGCATTTGATCATGCTGGGACGCCTCATGACATCTTCGGACGAGCGGGTCGCAGCAATCGCCGCCAAGGCCAGTAAGGAAGTTACCTACCATCTGGAACGTTCGGGCGACACGGTTGTCGGGCTTGGTGACGGAACCGAGGAAAGCCATGCCCGGATGCAGGACGCACTGGATTACCTGTGGCCCTATGTGGGCGAGATGTTTGCCAGCGACGAGGTTGACGCCCAGATGCTCGCCGCAGGTATCGCGCCGAACCCGGAGGACTTGCGAGAGGAATACGACACTCTGGTTGAGCGGGTTCTGAACCAGGCAACGCTGACCGTTCCTGAAAGCCGTTTTGCCCATAAAGGCGGCCGCGATGGGCGCATGCATACCGAGCATCTGGGCCATCTGCTGACGCAGATGCAATGGCTGCAACGCGCCTATCCCGGAGCCAAGTGGTAA
- a CDS encoding NAD(P)-dependent oxidoreductase: protein MKVGFIGLGNVGGKLSGSLLRNGVDLTVHDLNSDLVSVFVDRGAKAAENPTQLMRDCDAVITCLPSPAASDAVMQKMLPEVTVGKIWMEMSTTDEAEVKRLGAMVKDRGGAAVDCPVSGGCHRADTGNISIFAGCDRATFERILPFLTTMGRRILHTGELGSASVLKVLTNYLATANLITCSEALVVAKAAGMDLNTAYEAMKISSGTSFVHETESQVILNGTRDISFTMDLVLKDIGLFQDVADRAGVPLEINPLMIEIFKDGIEKYGPREFSPNIIRRLEDTTGLDIRAPGFPSEMLDDEPEEPGYEVIPQGSDLKAAE from the coding sequence ATGAAAGTTGGATTTATCGGCCTTGGAAATGTCGGCGGGAAACTCAGTGGCAGTTTGCTGCGCAACGGCGTTGATCTGACCGTACACGATCTGAACTCTGATCTGGTGTCAGTTTTCGTCGACCGCGGGGCAAAGGCTGCCGAGAATCCGACACAACTGATGCGGGATTGTGATGCGGTCATCACCTGCCTGCCTTCTCCGGCGGCTTCGGACGCCGTAATGCAGAAAATGCTGCCCGAAGTGACCGTGGGCAAAATCTGGATGGAAATGTCCACGACGGATGAAGCAGAGGTCAAGCGTCTGGGTGCTATGGTGAAGGATCGCGGTGGCGCTGCAGTCGATTGTCCGGTCTCGGGCGGATGTCATCGGGCGGATACCGGTAATATTTCGATCTTTGCCGGATGTGATCGCGCCACGTTCGAACGTATCCTGCCGTTCCTGACCACGATGGGGCGTCGCATTCTGCACACGGGCGAACTGGGATCAGCTTCGGTGCTGAAGGTGCTGACCAACTATCTAGCCACTGCAAACCTGATCACCTGTTCAGAGGCGCTTGTCGTCGCCAAGGCCGCCGGAATGGATTTGAATACGGCGTATGAGGCAATGAAGATCAGTTCGGGGACATCCTTCGTGCATGAAACCGAAAGTCAGGTCATCCTAAACGGAACTCGCGATATCTCGTTCACGATGGACCTGGTGTTGAAGGATATCGGCCTGTTTCAGGACGTGGCGGATCGCGCCGGGGTGCCACTGGAGATCAATCCGCTTATGATCGAGATTTTCAAGGATGGGATCGAGAAATACGGCCCTCGTGAGTTTTCCCCCAACATCATCCGCCGGCTTGAAGACACAACCGGGCTGGATATCCGCGCACCGGGATTCCCATCGGAAATGCTGGACGATGAACCTGAAGAGCCGGGTTACGAAGTGATCCCGCAGGGATCTGACCTGAAGGCCGCCGAATAG
- a CDS encoding sterol desaturase family protein yields MTTQDANPQDTTNALPEPGPMSREWHWHPYLPVKYAPYWNWPPKIGVLAKWVWHNWLQFSDRSIFLALAFLVAFWVQPVGVGQASFAPGWVSWVFIRNWVLLLIVAGGLHMWFYGVDGQGKLLKYDPRPYMKRKNALYKFGYQTWDNTYYSMVFGATFLSMLECFLRWMYANNYIATLSFTAHPVWFVLLFPILAIWQSFHFYVVHLLLHQPFIYRHVHAVHHRNVNTGPWSGMSMHPVEAFGYLSAILIVLVLPSNPVHMIFLGYWLMLGAASSHSGYEAIWVRDRQALLIGAFFHQLHHRYYECNYGNAEMPWDKWFGTYHDGSEEATKRTRYRKREMHAK; encoded by the coding sequence GTGACGACCCAAGATGCGAACCCTCAGGACACCACCAACGCACTCCCCGAGCCAGGCCCCATGAGCCGCGAATGGCATTGGCACCCGTACTTGCCAGTGAAATACGCCCCGTACTGGAACTGGCCGCCGAAAATCGGCGTCTTGGCGAAATGGGTTTGGCACAACTGGCTTCAGTTCTCGGACCGCTCGATCTTTCTGGCCTTGGCCTTCCTGGTGGCCTTCTGGGTGCAACCGGTCGGTGTCGGGCAGGCCTCGTTTGCCCCGGGCTGGGTGTCATGGGTATTCATTCGGAACTGGGTGCTGCTGTTGATCGTCGCCGGTGGCCTGCACATGTGGTTCTATGGGGTCGACGGGCAAGGAAAGCTGCTGAAATACGACCCGAGACCCTACATGAAGCGAAAGAACGCTTTGTACAAGTTCGGCTATCAGACGTGGGACAACACCTATTACTCGATGGTCTTTGGTGCGACCTTCCTGTCGATGCTGGAGTGCTTTCTGCGCTGGATGTATGCCAACAACTATATCGCCACGCTCAGCTTCACCGCGCATCCGGTCTGGTTCGTGCTGCTGTTTCCGATCCTGGCGATCTGGCAGAGCTTTCATTTCTACGTTGTACACCTGCTTCTGCATCAGCCGTTCATCTACAGACATGTTCACGCCGTGCATCACCGCAACGTCAATACCGGCCCATGGTCGGGCATGTCGATGCACCCCGTCGAGGCCTTCGGATATCTTAGTGCCATCCTGATCGTGTTGGTACTGCCCAGCAACCCGGTCCACATGATCTTTCTGGGCTATTGGCTTATGCTGGGTGCCGCCTCGTCTCATTCCGGGTACGAGGCCATCTGGGTGCGCGACCGTCAGGCGTTGTTGATCGGGGCGTTTTTCCACCAGTTGCATCACCGTTATTACGAATGCAATTACGGCAACGCGGAAATGCCCTGGGACAAGTGGTTCGGCACCTATCACGACGGCTCGGAAGAGGCCACAAAACGAACACGCTACCGCAAGCGCGAAATGCACGCCAAATAG
- a CDS encoding Fur family transcriptional regulator, with translation MTSDAHPVPAGETAPVGFQEHDHQTCVKTALVSAEARCKEEGLRLTPVRRKVLEMLLQEHRALGAYSILDRLRDEGFGSQPPVAYRALDFLVQNGFVHKIERLNAFVACSHPGASHSPAFMICRKCDAVAEAQSTPAKGVLGDAARAAGFEIERTVVEAEGLCPDCTEKA, from the coding sequence ATGACAAGTGATGCGCATCCTGTCCCTGCCGGTGAAACAGCCCCGGTTGGTTTTCAGGAACATGACCACCAGACTTGCGTCAAAACGGCGTTGGTATCCGCCGAGGCGCGGTGCAAGGAAGAAGGGCTGCGTCTGACGCCGGTCCGGCGCAAGGTTCTGGAGATGTTGCTGCAAGAGCATCGGGCCCTTGGTGCTTATTCGATCCTTGACCGCTTGCGCGATGAAGGATTTGGATCTCAACCTCCGGTCGCCTATCGGGCGCTGGATTTCCTCGTTCAAAACGGGTTCGTTCACAAGATCGAGCGCCTGAATGCATTCGTTGCCTGTTCTCATCCCGGCGCGTCGCATTCTCCGGCGTTCATGATCTGCAGGAAGTGCGATGCGGTTGCCGAGGCGCAGTCCACGCCTGCCAAAGGTGTTCTTGGTGATGCTGCGCGCGCAGCGGGTTTCGAGATCGAGCGAACGGTTGTAGAAGCCGAGGGACTTTGCCCCGACTGCACCGAAAAGGCCTGA